A single window of Algiphilus sp. DNA harbors:
- a CDS encoding CoA transferase, producing the protein MGAAQPALTRAPDEGGLAAQYARGLLDGLGHAEPTALAACHPADAAAECGLEALTGAADGPGRICPVPIAACADGVLGALAALPGGEGLAGLRGAALLTERAAISGLARGGRVAPGGACRLLDCADGTLAVNLAREDDWGLLPAWLERAVAPDWEALADALRTVPHAVLLERAAWLGLAVAVCAPPCQVRSPFRVLQRGPAGRCGAKTPLVVDLSALWAGPLCGHLLQRMGARVLKVESLQRPDGARNGEAAFFDLLNAGKPSVALDLASARGRDQLRGLIARADIVIESARPRALAQLGIDARRCVAEVPGLTWISITGYGRDGADAGRVAYGDDAAVAGGLGWVMAAAHGEPCFVGDALADPLTGMHAGLAAWCGWLAGGGGLIDVAMRDVVAHVATSGGDRDADAFARRARAWSAHRAPRPPARAPAVRASGGAAAALGADTTAVLRELGLPC; encoded by the coding sequence CGCACCCGACGAGGGCGGGCTCGCCGCGCAGTACGCGCGCGGCCTGCTCGACGGGCTCGGCCACGCCGAGCCGACCGCTCTGGCGGCCTGTCATCCTGCCGATGCGGCTGCCGAATGCGGCCTGGAAGCACTCACCGGCGCTGCCGATGGCCCGGGACGCATCTGCCCGGTGCCGATCGCGGCCTGTGCCGACGGCGTGCTGGGCGCGCTTGCGGCGCTGCCCGGCGGTGAGGGGCTGGCGGGACTCCGCGGCGCCGCGCTGCTGACCGAGCGCGCTGCCATCTCCGGTCTGGCGCGCGGCGGGCGCGTCGCACCCGGTGGCGCCTGCCGACTGCTCGACTGCGCCGACGGTACCCTGGCCGTGAACCTCGCGCGGGAGGATGACTGGGGGCTGCTGCCGGCATGGCTGGAGCGCGCCGTAGCCCCGGACTGGGAGGCCCTGGCCGACGCATTGCGCACCGTCCCGCACGCGGTGCTGCTGGAGCGCGCCGCCTGGCTCGGGCTTGCCGTCGCGGTTTGCGCGCCACCGTGCCAGGTCCGGTCGCCGTTCCGTGTACTGCAGCGGGGGCCGGCCGGGCGGTGCGGCGCGAAGACGCCGCTGGTGGTCGATCTCTCCGCGCTCTGGGCCGGCCCGCTGTGCGGGCACCTGCTGCAGCGCATGGGTGCGCGCGTGCTCAAGGTCGAGAGCCTGCAGCGGCCCGACGGCGCGCGAAACGGCGAGGCGGCCTTCTTCGATCTGCTCAATGCCGGGAAGCCCTCGGTGGCGCTCGATCTCGCCAGCGCACGCGGTCGCGATCAGCTGCGCGGCCTGATCGCGCGCGCCGATATCGTCATCGAGTCGGCGCGGCCCCGCGCGCTGGCGCAGCTGGGCATCGATGCACGGCGCTGTGTCGCCGAGGTGCCGGGGCTGACCTGGATCAGCATCACCGGCTACGGCCGCGATGGCGCCGACGCCGGGCGGGTGGCCTACGGCGACGATGCCGCCGTGGCCGGCGGACTCGGCTGGGTCATGGCGGCCGCCCACGGCGAGCCCTGCTTCGTGGGCGATGCGTTGGCCGATCCGCTGACCGGCATGCACGCGGGGCTGGCGGCCTGGTGCGGCTGGCTCGCGGGGGGCGGCGGCCTGATCGATGTCGCCATGCGCGATGTGGTCGCGCACGTGGCCACGTCGGGCGGCGACCGCGACGCCGATGCCTTCGCGCGGCGCGCGCGGGCGTGGTCGGCGCACCGCGCGCCCCGCCCGCCGGCCCGGGCGCCCGCGGTGCGCGCATCCGGCGGCGCCGCGGCCGCCCTCGGCGCCGATACCACGGCCGTGCTGC